A window of Pirellula sp. SH-Sr6A contains these coding sequences:
- a CDS encoding ABC-F family ATP-binding cassette domain-containing protein, with amino-acid sequence MSVLLQIRQASKRYGDQILLDNAECTITSDTKVGFVGRNGAGKSTLLRCLLGDEELDSGQIVKHPKLRIGYLRQHDPFLPGETSLQFLMRDSGQPDWKCGEVAGQFELKGRYLEGPVGELSGGWQTRVKLAALLLHEPNLLLLDEPTNFLDLRTQILLEHFLKDFREACLIVSHDRAFLGATCDSTLDLSLGKLTMYPGKIEEFLVYQQERIEHDQRVNAATESKRKQLQEFVDKNRARASTATRAKSKSKMLDKLEFIEIQSEQAKAVIRAPQVEPRRGPAVRCIGLSIGYEGKAVAKDINIEIEHGSRSAIVGDNGQGKTTLLRTIVRSLEPVAGDVRWGHGCNIGTYAQHVYTSLPEKKTVLEYLEYEAIPGTKAQTILDTAGAMLFRGEAVNKKVSVLSGGERARLCMAAILLGNYNILVLDEPGNHLDVETVDALANALLEFKGTVIFTSHDRHFMNRVATSIIEVKDGTVVNYHGNYESYLYMVNQEIDDAEFARTGRRSATSVPAKSKESDKERSQNKKKHPSDGVSNDQRLIRKEIANLEKSILKLDGQRKTLHEQLMKATDPMEAMRLHEELEKVSTELETAEMRWAELQEQVEAD; translated from the coding sequence ATGAGTGTGTTGTTGCAAATCCGTCAAGCGTCAAAGCGTTATGGTGATCAAATCCTGCTTGATAACGCCGAGTGCACCATCACGAGCGACACCAAGGTGGGTTTTGTCGGTCGAAACGGAGCGGGAAAATCAACGTTGCTCCGGTGCCTGCTAGGCGACGAGGAATTGGATTCTGGGCAGATCGTCAAGCACCCGAAATTGCGGATCGGATATCTCCGCCAGCACGATCCTTTTCTCCCCGGCGAGACCTCGCTGCAGTTTTTGATGCGGGACAGCGGTCAACCCGATTGGAAGTGTGGCGAAGTCGCCGGCCAATTCGAGCTTAAAGGGCGATATCTCGAAGGGCCGGTGGGCGAGTTGTCTGGGGGTTGGCAGACCCGGGTCAAGCTGGCCGCTCTTTTGCTGCACGAACCGAATTTGCTTTTGCTAGACGAGCCGACGAACTTCCTCGATTTGCGTACCCAGATTCTGCTAGAGCACTTTCTGAAGGACTTTCGAGAGGCTTGTTTGATCGTCTCGCACGACCGAGCCTTCCTCGGGGCGACTTGCGACTCGACGCTCGACCTGTCTCTCGGAAAGCTCACGATGTACCCTGGCAAGATCGAGGAGTTTCTCGTCTATCAGCAAGAGAGGATCGAGCACGATCAACGTGTCAACGCGGCGACAGAGAGCAAGCGGAAGCAGCTTCAGGAGTTTGTCGACAAGAATCGCGCGAGGGCCAGCACTGCAACTCGGGCAAAGTCGAAGAGCAAGATGCTCGATAAGCTGGAGTTCATTGAGATCCAGTCCGAGCAGGCCAAGGCGGTGATCCGCGCCCCGCAAGTCGAACCCAGGCGAGGTCCTGCCGTTCGGTGTATCGGGCTGAGTATCGGCTACGAAGGGAAGGCGGTGGCGAAGGACATCAACATAGAGATCGAGCATGGATCGCGTTCCGCGATTGTAGGGGACAACGGCCAAGGAAAAACGACCTTGCTGCGCACCATCGTTCGCTCTCTCGAACCGGTAGCGGGGGACGTACGATGGGGGCACGGTTGCAATATTGGTACCTATGCGCAGCACGTCTACACGAGTCTACCGGAGAAAAAAACGGTCCTGGAATACCTGGAATATGAGGCCATTCCCGGGACAAAAGCCCAGACGATTTTGGACACAGCCGGCGCCATGCTTTTCCGCGGCGAAGCGGTGAATAAAAAAGTATCCGTTCTCAGCGGAGGAGAGCGAGCCCGGCTCTGCATGGCCGCCATTCTACTGGGAAATTACAACATACTCGTCCTCGACGAGCCCGGTAACCACTTGGACGTCGAGACAGTCGACGCCCTGGCGAATGCACTGTTGGAATTCAAAGGAACGGTGATTTTCACGTCGCACGATCGCCACTTTATGAACCGTGTCGCCACGAGCATTATCGAGGTGAAAGACGGGACTGTGGTGAACTATCACGGCAATTACGAATCCTATCTCTACATGGTCAATCAGGAAATCGACGATGCCGAGTTCGCCAGAACGGGTCGTCGCAGTGCGACCAGTGTACCGGCGAAATCGAAGGAGTCCGACAAGGAGCGAAGTCAGAACAAAAAGAAGCACCCTAGCGATGGCGTATCCAACGACCAGAGGCTTATACGGAAAGAGATCGCCAACTTAGAGAAGTCGATTTTGAAGCTGGATGGGCAGCGAAAAACGCTGCACGAGCAGTTGATGAAAGCGACCGACCCCATGGAGGCGATGAGGC
- the recR gene encoding recombination mediator RecR, producing the protein MTEISQSVTELIDQLSKLPGIGRKTAERLAYHLLRVHESEAFALSDAIRSVRENVRYCSVCFNLAEGDLCTICTDTRRDASILCIVEQPRDLIALEQSGVFQGHYHVLLGRIAPLDGIGPDHLTIEALVDRVRTGNYTEVIMATNPNVEGDGTALFISNQLAEYPVRLTRLARGVTTGSVLEFTNKEILADALNGRQKL; encoded by the coding sequence ATGACGGAGATTTCGCAGTCGGTCACGGAATTGATTGATCAACTGAGCAAATTGCCCGGAATCGGTCGGAAAACAGCGGAACGTCTCGCCTACCACCTGCTGCGAGTGCACGAGTCGGAAGCGTTCGCACTCTCCGATGCGATCCGGAGTGTCCGAGAAAACGTTCGCTACTGCTCCGTCTGTTTCAATCTCGCTGAAGGAGACTTGTGCACCATCTGTACCGACACTCGTCGCGATGCGTCCATTCTCTGTATCGTTGAGCAGCCGAGAGACTTGATTGCACTGGAACAGTCCGGGGTCTTCCAAGGCCATTATCACGTTCTTCTGGGGCGGATCGCGCCCCTCGATGGCATCGGCCCGGATCACTTGACGATCGAAGCCCTGGTCGATCGCGTCCGAACAGGTAATTACACCGAAGTCATCATGGCGACCAATCCCAATGTGGAAGGAGACGGTACGGCCCTGTTTATCTCCAATCAGCTCGCTGAGTACCCCGTCCGACTGACTCGACTCGCTCGGGGTGTCACGACGGGGAGTGTACTCGAGTTCACCAACAAAGAAATTCTCGCCGATGCCCTCAATGGACGCCAAAAACTGTGA